The Lycium barbarum isolate Lr01 chromosome 10, ASM1917538v2, whole genome shotgun sequence genome includes a region encoding these proteins:
- the LOC132613417 gene encoding lignin-forming anionic peroxidase-like, giving the protein MVALSGAHTIGQSKCSSFRNRIYNASDIDASFAGTRRRQCPKNGGNGNLASLDLVTDKKFDNNYFKNLMQRKGLLQSDQVLFNRGSTDSIVSKYSNDTRAFFADFAKAMVKMADIQTLTGRNGIIRRVCSTVN; this is encoded by the exons ATGGTTGCTCTATCAG GGGCACACACCATAGGCCAATCAAAATGTTCTTCATTTCGAAACAGAATTTATAATGCATCAGATATAGATGCAAGTTTTGCTGGCACTAGAAGACGTCAATGTCCTAAAAATGGAGGAAATGGAAATTTGGCCTCACTCGATTTGGTCACGGACAAAAAATTTGATAACAATTACTTCAAGAATCTAATGCAGAGGAAAGGCCTCCTCCAATCCGATCAAGTTCTTTTCAACAGAGGATCAACAGATAgtattgtttctaaatatagcaATGATACTCGTGCATTCTTCGCGGATTTTGCTAAAGCCATGGTTAAAATGGCAGATATTCAAACCCTCACTGGTCGAAATGGGATCATAAGGAGAGTTTGTAGCACTGTCAACTAA